The window TCGAACACGATGTTGACGCTGCCGGCCACGCCCATCTGGCCGCCCATCGGCAGCCCGGCGTCCGCGGCGACCTTCGACCGTCCGCCGTCGGCGCCGATCAGGTACTTGGCGCGGATCTCGTACGTGTCCCCGCGCAGCCGGTCGCGGACGGTGGCCGTGACGCCGTCCGCGTCCTGGGTGTGGGACAGGTACTCGGTCTCGAAACGCAGCCGGGTGCCCCGGGCGATGGCCGCGTCCACGAGGACCGGCTCCATGAGGTGCTGCGGCATGTCGCACATGCGGGTGGGGCTGGCGAGTTCGTGTTCCGCCTGCACGAGCGGGTCGTTGCCCCAGGAGCGCACCCGGCCCAGTTCCTCGCCCGCCAGGCTGGTGCAGAAGGTCGTGTTGCCCATCAGGTGCTGCGGGGTCGCCTGCGCGACGACCTCCTGCTCCACGCCGAGGTCGCGCAGCACCTCCATGGTGCGCTGGTTGGTGATGTGCGCACGGGGCGTGTCGGCGAGGCCCGCGTAGCGGGTCACCACGAGGTTGGGCACGCCGTAGGTGCTCAGGGCGAGCGCGGCCGAGGCACCGGCCGGGCCGCTGCCCACGATCAGGACGTCGGTCTCGACGACGGTGGACACGGGGCGCTCCTGCGGGGGGAATCGGACTTCGGCCACTCATGATCATGGAGGGGATCGGCGGGAGGCGGGTGTCTCAATACGAGACATCGTGTGCGCCGTACGAGACATCGTGCGCGCCGGACGAGACGTCGTGTGCGCCGGACGTTCCGGACACGGCGGTTGTTGTCCGTTCAACGGAACCCGATACGGTGGACATGTCGTGACCACCACAGAGCACACCCCCGCAGCCACCGCCGCCCTCCCCTCGCTGTACGACGCCCGCGAACGCTTCCTGGCGGGGCGCCCGTTGCCCGACGGCGTACCGGAGGAGGTCGCGGCGGCGTGGCGACGGGCGCGGTTCCACGGAGTGCCGCACGACTTGGCGGAACCGGCGGTCCGACCGCCGCGGCCAGTGGAGTCGGCGCTGCTCGCGGCGGCCCGACCGGTGCTCGACCGCATCGTCCCAGCCCTGGGCGCGGACGGGTCGCTGCTCGTGCTGACCGACGAGCGGCTGCGTGTGCTGTGGACGGCGGGGAATCTGCCCGGGCTCGACACCTGCCCCGTGCTGTCGGAACCGGAGGTCGGCAACAACAGCGCGGCTCTCGCGCTGCGCACCCGGCGCCGGGCCGAGACGCACGGGCCGGAGCACTTCCTCGACCGATGGCAGGACGTGTCCGCGGTGTCCGTCCCGGTGCTCGACCCGAAGGGTGCCCAGGTGCTCGGCACGGTGACCGTGGCGGCCCGGCTGTCCACCACCCGTTCGCCCCATCCGCAGGCGGCCCTCGCCGAGGCCGCCGCGGCCGCGGTCGAGACGGAACTGCGCACCCGGGCGGGCCGGGCCGAGCGGGTACTGCTGGACGCATACCTACGGGCTGCATCCGGCACGGAGTGCGAGGCCGACCCGGCGGTAGTCGCCCTGGACGGCCGCAATCGGCTGGTCAGCGACGCGGCGCAGCGCATGCTGACCCCCGGAGTGCTCGAAGCACTGGAACGTACGGCGGTCAGCGCGCGGCGCGGGGACACCGCCGTGGAAGCGGCAGCCGTCACCGAGGGCCTCGGATACACCGCCCGGATCACGCCCGTGCGCCTGGACGACGGTACGGTCCTCGGGATCGTCGCCGTCCTGGAACGGCTCGGCGATTCCCCGCCGTCGACGCCGGCCTCGCCCCGCCCTCCCGTCACTCTCACGGGTTCCTCGGTCCCCTGGCGGCACGCGGTCGCACGTGCGGTCGAACTGGCGCGCTCCCCGGAGCCGCTGCTGCTGACCGGCGAGCGCGGAACCGGCAAGTCCGCGCTGGCTCGGGAGCTGCTGGGCCTGCGTGGCCTGCCCGGCCTGTCTGGTCCGCCCGGCTCGCTCGATTCGCTCGGTGAAGGCGCTGTCCGGGTCGCCGACGCGGCGCGGGACACCGGCCTCGACGAGGCCCTGGCCGCGTGGCAGGCCGACCGGCCACTCCTCCTGCGGCACGCCGAGCGCCTCGCACAGCCGGGCGTGGCCGCCCTCAACTCCCTGCTCGACACGCATCCCGACACGCGCGTCCTGGTCA of the Streptomyces koelreuteriae genome contains:
- a CDS encoding sigma-54-dependent Fis family transcriptional regulator, encoding MTTTEHTPAATAALPSLYDARERFLAGRPLPDGVPEEVAAAWRRARFHGVPHDLAEPAVRPPRPVESALLAAARPVLDRIVPALGADGSLLVLTDERLRVLWTAGNLPGLDTCPVLSEPEVGNNSAALALRTRRRAETHGPEHFLDRWQDVSAVSVPVLDPKGAQVLGTVTVAARLSTTRSPHPQAALAEAAAAAVETELRTRAGRAERVLLDAYLRAASGTECEADPAVVALDGRNRLVSDAAQRMLTPGVLEALERTAVSARRGDTAVEAAAVTEGLGYTARITPVRLDDGTVLGIVAVLERLGDSPPSTPASPRPPVTLTGSSVPWRHAVARAVELARSPEPLLLTGERGTGKSALARELLGLRGLPGLSGPPGSLDSLGEGAVRVADAARDTGLDEALAAWQADRPLLLRHAERLAQPGVAALNSLLDTHPDTRVLVTYTPGAQVGPCLQRLLDKLSARSVTLPPLRERPEDIRELLPVLAPRPTPGQPPLTWTLDALRALELYPWPGNVTELAHVVRALAEQRRMFGPVRRAELPDPVREGPAARPLSPMEHAERAAILEALRRHGGNKARAAAALGIGRATLYRKLRGYKE